One genomic region from Amaranthus tricolor cultivar Red isolate AtriRed21 chromosome 12, ASM2621246v1, whole genome shotgun sequence encodes:
- the LOC130828349 gene encoding tetraspanin-6 yields MYRLSNTVIGFLNLFSLLASIPIIGAGLWMAKDSTTCENFLQTPLLIIGFIVLIISLAGFVGACFNVAWALWVYLVVMLLLILGLMIITVFGFVVTSQGGGVGVQGRVYREYELKEYSSWLRDRVKDPNYWTKIRGCILGSKTCASLGAWTLVDYLRNDMTPVQSGCCKPPTSCVYDSTTVMMDQDPDCFKWNNNPNVLCYECDSCKAGVLETIRRDWHKLSVLNVVVLILLIGIYCIGCCAFQNTRRADTDYPYGHNRMTKVRPRWDFYWWRWWRDRREQLW; encoded by the exons atgtatagaTTAAGTAACACAGTAATAGGTTTCCTAAACCTATTTTCACTCTTAGCATCAATACCAATAATAGGAGCAGGATTATGGATGGCAAAAGACAGTACAACATGTGAAAACTTTCTTCAAACACCATTACTCATAATAGGGTTCATTGTACTTATAATCTCTTTAGCTGGTTTTGTAGGTGCATGTTTTAATGTTGCATGGGCTCTTTGGGTTTATTTAGTGGTTATGTTGTTGCTTATATTGGGTCTTATGATTATAACTGTGTTTGGGTTTGTGGTTACTTCTCAAGGAGGTGGTGTTGGTGTGCAAGGAAGGGTGTATCGAGAGTATGAGTTGAAGGAATACTCTTCTTGGTTAAGGGATAGAGTTAAGGATCCTAATTATTGGACTAAAATTAGAGGGTGTATTTTGGGGTCTAAGACTTGTGCTAGTCTTGGTGCTTGGACTCTTGTTGATTATCTTAGGAATGATATGACTCCTGTTCAG TCAGGATGCTGTAAGCCACCAACATCATGCGTATACGACTCGACAACAGTAATGATGGATCAGGATCCGGATTGCTTTAAATGGAATAACAACCCGAATGTATTATGCTACGAATGTGATTCTTGTAAGGCAGGTGTGCTGGAGACTATTCGAAGGGATTGGCATAAACTCTCGGTCTTgaacgttgttgtgctcatttTGCTCATTGGCATTTACTGCATCGGTTGTTGTGCCTTCCAAAATACCCGTCGGGCTGATACCGATTACCCGTATGGTCATAACCGCATGACTAAAGTCCGCCCCAGATGGGACTTCTACTG GTGGAGGTGGTGGCGTGATAGGAGAGAACAACTTTGGTAG
- the LOC130828345 gene encoding ABC transporter B family member 11-like isoform X2, with protein sequence MKEMNEIEKATTSSLEEQEDATKHDKESKKVEGNMDKKKVPFYKMFSFADSIDKTLMIIGSIGAIANGVAMPLMAILLGDFVDAFGQNQNSKQIVHVVSKVSLKFAYLAVGTAIVAFLQVACWMITGERQAARMRNLYLKTILRQDIAFFDKEITTGEVIGRMSGDTVLIQDALGEKVGQFIQLIATFIGGFVVAFVRGWLLTIVMLSVIPFLATAAAFMTIFISKMATKGQTSYAKAAVVVEQTLGSIRTVASFTGEKEAIGKYNKAVGSAYKAGIQEGVTTGLGLGVVTFIIFSSYALAIWFGSRMILRGHYTGGDVINVIVGVIIGSMSLGQASPSMTAFAAGQAAAYKMFETINKKPDIDPFDPNGKVLEDIHGDITFKDVSFSYPTRLEEHIFNGFSLTISSGTTAALVGQSGSGKSTVISLIERFYDPQAGEVLIDGINIKEFQLRWIRQKISLVSQEPVLFGLSIKDNIAYGKDGATIEEIKAAAEFANAAKFIDKLPQGLDTLVGEHGTQLSGGQKQRVAIARAILKDPRILLLDEATSALDAESERIVQEALDRIMVNRTTVIVAHRLSTIRNADMIAVIHQGKVVEKGVHSELLKDPNGAYSQLIHLQEIRKESEQPKDARELSSQSSLKRSSLRSLSRGSSSGRISSARISLSAMSGLLGADPVETSVGLPPSEEQSEVSIKRLASLNKPETPILMLGCIAAIASGAVFPVFSIIFANAIEMFYKPAPILRKDSRFWSLMFVVIGLGGMVSYPARSYFFAVAGCKLIRRIRTLCFEKVLHMEIGWFDEPENSSGAIGARLSADAATKKYEEASQVANDAVGSIRTVASFCAEEKIMHLYEMKCEAPIQAGIKRGLVSGVGFGVAFACLFGVYGTCFYAGAQLVSHGKTTFTEVFQVFFALAMASVGISQTSSLAPDTSKAKIATASVFAILDRQSKINPSDESGQTSDNVKGDIELRHVRFTYPTRPNVQIFQNLCLTIHARKTVALVGESGSGKSTVISLLQRFYDPDSGVITLDGIEIQKLQLKWLRQQMGLVSQEPVLFNETIRGNIAYGKEGNATEDEIVNAAKLANAHNFISSLQEGYDTLVGERGVQLSGGQKQRVAIARAIIKNPRILLLDEATSALDAESERVVQDALDQFMVNRTTIVVAHRLSTIKNAHVIAVIKNGVVAEKGNHETLLHIKDGLYASLVALHICGSS encoded by the exons ATGAAGGAGATGAATGAAATTGAAAAGGCAACAACTTCCTCTTtagaagaacaagaagatgCAACAAAACACGATAAGGAAAGCAAAAAGGTGGAAGGGAATATGGACAAAAAGAAAGTCCCTTTCTATAAAATGTTCAGTTTTGCTGATTCAATCGATAAGACATTGATGATCATAGGATCCATAGGAGCTATTGCAAATGGAGTAGCAATGCCCTTAATGGCTATCCTTCTAGGTGATTTTGTTGATGCTTTTGGTCAAAATCAAAACTCCAAACAAATTGTCCATGTTGTCTCCAAG GTGTCTCTAAAATTTGCTTACTTGGCTGTTGGAACTGCTATTGTTGCCTTTCTTC AGGTGGCTTGTTGGATGATAACAGGAGAAAGACAAGCGGCAAGAATGAGAAACTTGTATCTTAAAACAATACTTAGACAAGACATTGCCTTCTTTGACAAAGAAATCACCACTGGAGAAGTCATTGGAAGGATGTCTGGTGACACTGTTCTCATACAAGATGCACTTGGGGAGAAG GTTGGACAATTCATACAGTTGATAGCAACATTTATCGGAGGATTTGTGGTTGCATTTGTAAGAGGATGGCTTCTAACTATTGTGATGTTGTCTGTGATACCCTTCCTTGCAACTGCTGCTGCATTTATGAccatttttatttcaaaaatggCAACAAAAGGCCAAACTTCTTATGCAAAGGCTGCTGTTGTTGTTGAGCAAACTCTCGGTTCCATTAGAACG GTGGCATCATTTACAGGCGAGAAAGAAGCAATAGGAAAGTACAACAAAGCAGTAGGAAGTGCATATAAAGCAGGAATTCAAGAAGGAGTAACAACAGGATTGGGGCTTGGTGTGGTTACTTTCATTATATTTAGTAGTTATGCTTTAGCCATTTGGTTTGGTTCCAGGATGATTCTTCGTGGACATTACACTGGTGGCGACGTTATTAATGTCATTGTTGGCGTCATTATCGGTTCTAT GTCACTAGGACAAGCATCTCCCAGCATGACAGCATTCGCAGCAGGCCAAGCAGCAGCATACAAAATGTTTGAGACCATTAATAAAAAACCAGATATTGATCCATTTGATCCGAATGGGAAAGTATTAGAAGACATCCATGGAGATATTACATTTAAAGATGTTTCTTTCAGTTACCCCACAAGACTTGAAGAACATATTTTTAACGGGTTTTCTCTTACAATTTCAAGTGGCACAACTGCAGCTTTGGTCGGTCAAAGTGGGAGTGGTAAATCAACTGTCATTAGTCTTATAGAGAGATTCTATGATCCTCAGGCTGGAGAGGTTTTAATTGATGGGATCAATATCAAAGAATTTCAACTAAGATGGATCAGGCAAAAAATTAGCCTAGTGAGTCAAGAGCCTGTATTATTTGGTTTATCAATCAAGGATAATATTGCATATGGAAAAGATGGTGCGACAATTGAAGAGATAAAAGCAGCAGCTGAGTTTGCAAATGCCGCTAAGTTTATTGATAAACTACCACAG GGACTCGATACATTGGTCGGTGAACATGGAACTCAACTGTCTGGAGGGCAAAAGCAAAGGGTGGCCATAGCAAGGGCCATTTTGAAAGATCCACGGATTTTACTTTTAGATGAAGCTACAAGTGCATTAGATGCTGAATCTGAGAGGATTGTGCAAGAAGCATTGGACAGAATAATGGTAAATCGAACCACTGTTATTGTTGCCCACCGTTTAAGTACAATACGAAATGCTGATATGATTGCAGTTATTCATCAAGGAAAGGTGGTTGAGAAAG GTGTGCACTCAGAATTGCTAAAGGATCCCAATGGAGCATACTCTCAACTTATACATTTACAAGAAATAAGAAAAGAGTCTGAACAACCTAAAGATGCAAGAGAACTGTCGAGCCAATCTAGTCTGAAAAGATCATCCTTAAGATCATTGAGTCGTGGCTCCTCATCTGGTAGGATTAGCAGTGCTCGTATCTCATTATCAGCTATGTCTGGACTATTAGGAGCAGATCCTGTGGAAACTAGCGTTGGGTTACCCCCTTCTGAAGAACAATCTGAAGTTTCTATCAAGCGTCTTGCCTCGCTCAACAAACCCGAAACCCCAATACTTATGCTTGGATGTATTGCTGCCATTGCTAGTGGTGCTGTCTTTCCAGTATTCAGCATAATTTTTGCAAATGCTATTGAAATGTTTTACAAGCCAGCTCCAATATTGAGAAAGGATTCAAGGTTTTGGTCCCTGATGTTTGTAGTCATTGGTTTGGGAGGTATGGTATCGTATCCAGCTCGAAGCTATTTCTTTGCCGTAGCTGGGTGTAAGTTGATACGAAGGATAAGAACATTGTGCTTTGAAAAAGTACTCCATATGGAGATTGGTTGGTTTGATGAACCAGAGAATTCAAGTGGTGCCATAGGTGCACGACTTTCTGCTGATGCTGCAACT AAGAAGTACGAGGAAGCTAGCCAAGTTGCAAATGATGCAGTTGGAAGCATAAGAACGGTTGCTTCTTTCTGTGCCGAGGAGAAGATAATGCACCTATATGAAATGAAATGCGAGGCCCCTATACAAGCTGGTATAAAGCGAGGTTTGGTCAGTGGGGTTGGTTTCGGAGTGGCCTTTGCTTGCCTTTTTGGTGTATATGGAACATGCTTTTATGCAGGTGCTCAGCTTGTTAGCCATGGGAAAACAACTTTTACTGAGGTTTTCCAA GTATTCTTTGCGCTCGCCATGGCATCTGTAGGAATATCACAAACAAGCTCTTTAGCTCCCGATACAAGCAAAGCCAAGATTGCCACTGCTTCTGTATTCGCAATTCTTGATCGTCAGTCAAAGATAAACCCAAGTGATGAATCAGGGCAGACTAGTGATAATGTGAAGGGGGATATAGAACTTCGACATGTCCGCTTTACATATCCTACTAGGCCTAATGTTCAGATATTTCAAAATCTATGCTTGACCATTCATGCGAGGAAG ACAGTGGCTCTTGTTGGGGAGAGTGGGAGCGGAAAATCAACAGTCATTTCCCTTTTGCAAAGATTCTATGATCCAGATTCTGGTGTTATTACCCTGGATGGGATTGAAATTCAAAAGCTGCAGTTAAAGTGGTTAAGGCAACAAATGGGACTAGTTAGCCAAGAACCGGTTCTTTTTAACGAAACAATACGTGGTAACATCGCTTATGGAAAGGAAGGCAATGCTACTGAGGATGAAATAGTTAATGCTGCAAAGCTAGCAAATGCTCACAATTTCATTAGTAGCCTTCAAGAG GGCTATGATACATTAGTAGGAGAAAGAGGAGTTCAACTATCAGGAGGCCAAAAGCAACGAGTTGCAATCGCGCGTGCTATAATAAAGAATCCGAGAATACTATTACTAGATGAAGCTACAAGCGCGCTTGATGCTGAATCGGAAAGAGTAGTGCAGGACGCATTGGATCAATTCATGGTGAATCGGACCACCATCGTTGTTGCTCATAGGCTTTCCACAATCAAAAATGCTCATGTGATTGCTGTCATTAAGAATGGTGTAGTTGCTGAGAAAGGGAACCATGAAACTCTACTTCATATTAAAGATGGACTATATGCTTCACTTGTTGCACTCCATATTTGTGGATCCTCCTAG
- the LOC130828345 gene encoding ABC transporter B family member 11-like isoform X1, with amino-acid sequence MKEMNEIEKATTSSLEEQEDATKHDKESKKVEGNMDKKKVPFYKMFSFADSIDKTLMIIGSIGAIANGVAMPLMAILLGDFVDAFGQNQNSKQIVHVVSKVSLKFAYLAVGTAIVAFLQVACWMITGERQAARMRNLYLKTILRQDIAFFDKEITTGEVIGRMSGDTVLIQDALGEKVGQFIQLIATFIGGFVVAFVRGWLLTIVMLSVIPFLATAAAFMTIFISKMATKGQTSYAKAAVVVEQTLGSIRTVASFTGEKEAIGKYNKAVGSAYKAGIQEGVTTGLGLGVVTFIIFSSYALAIWFGSRMILRGHYTGGDVINVIVGVIIGSMSLGQASPSMTAFAAGQAAAYKMFETINKKPDIDPFDPNGKVLEDIHGDITFKDVSFSYPTRLEEHIFNGFSLTISSGTTAALVGQSGSGKSTVISLIERFYDPQAGEVLIDGINIKEFQLRWIRQKISLVSQEPVLFGLSIKDNIAYGKDGATIEEIKAAAEFANAAKFIDKLPQGLDTLVGEHGTQLSGGQKQRVAIARAILKDPRILLLDEATSALDAESERIVQEALDRIMVNRTTVIVAHRLSTIRNADMIAVIHQGKVVEKGVHSELLKDPNGAYSQLIHLQEIRKESEQPKDARELSSQSSLKRSSLRSLSRGSSSGRISSARISLSAMSGLLGADPVETSVGLPPSEEQSEVSIKRLASLNKPETPILMLGCIAAIASGAVFPVFSIIFANAIEMFYKPAPILRKDSRFWSLMFVVIGLGGMVSYPARSYFFAVAGCKLIRRIRTLCFEKVLHMEIGWFDEPENSSGAIGARLSADAATVRALVGDALGLLVQNIASAITGLLIAFLANWILSFIVLIIIPLIGLSAYFQVKFMKGFSEDAKKKYEEASQVANDAVGSIRTVASFCAEEKIMHLYEMKCEAPIQAGIKRGLVSGVGFGVAFACLFGVYGTCFYAGAQLVSHGKTTFTEVFQVFFALAMASVGISQTSSLAPDTSKAKIATASVFAILDRQSKINPSDESGQTSDNVKGDIELRHVRFTYPTRPNVQIFQNLCLTIHARKTVALVGESGSGKSTVISLLQRFYDPDSGVITLDGIEIQKLQLKWLRQQMGLVSQEPVLFNETIRGNIAYGKEGNATEDEIVNAAKLANAHNFISSLQEGYDTLVGERGVQLSGGQKQRVAIARAIIKNPRILLLDEATSALDAESERVVQDALDQFMVNRTTIVVAHRLSTIKNAHVIAVIKNGVVAEKGNHETLLHIKDGLYASLVALHICGSS; translated from the exons ATGAAGGAGATGAATGAAATTGAAAAGGCAACAACTTCCTCTTtagaagaacaagaagatgCAACAAAACACGATAAGGAAAGCAAAAAGGTGGAAGGGAATATGGACAAAAAGAAAGTCCCTTTCTATAAAATGTTCAGTTTTGCTGATTCAATCGATAAGACATTGATGATCATAGGATCCATAGGAGCTATTGCAAATGGAGTAGCAATGCCCTTAATGGCTATCCTTCTAGGTGATTTTGTTGATGCTTTTGGTCAAAATCAAAACTCCAAACAAATTGTCCATGTTGTCTCCAAG GTGTCTCTAAAATTTGCTTACTTGGCTGTTGGAACTGCTATTGTTGCCTTTCTTC AGGTGGCTTGTTGGATGATAACAGGAGAAAGACAAGCGGCAAGAATGAGAAACTTGTATCTTAAAACAATACTTAGACAAGACATTGCCTTCTTTGACAAAGAAATCACCACTGGAGAAGTCATTGGAAGGATGTCTGGTGACACTGTTCTCATACAAGATGCACTTGGGGAGAAG GTTGGACAATTCATACAGTTGATAGCAACATTTATCGGAGGATTTGTGGTTGCATTTGTAAGAGGATGGCTTCTAACTATTGTGATGTTGTCTGTGATACCCTTCCTTGCAACTGCTGCTGCATTTATGAccatttttatttcaaaaatggCAACAAAAGGCCAAACTTCTTATGCAAAGGCTGCTGTTGTTGTTGAGCAAACTCTCGGTTCCATTAGAACG GTGGCATCATTTACAGGCGAGAAAGAAGCAATAGGAAAGTACAACAAAGCAGTAGGAAGTGCATATAAAGCAGGAATTCAAGAAGGAGTAACAACAGGATTGGGGCTTGGTGTGGTTACTTTCATTATATTTAGTAGTTATGCTTTAGCCATTTGGTTTGGTTCCAGGATGATTCTTCGTGGACATTACACTGGTGGCGACGTTATTAATGTCATTGTTGGCGTCATTATCGGTTCTAT GTCACTAGGACAAGCATCTCCCAGCATGACAGCATTCGCAGCAGGCCAAGCAGCAGCATACAAAATGTTTGAGACCATTAATAAAAAACCAGATATTGATCCATTTGATCCGAATGGGAAAGTATTAGAAGACATCCATGGAGATATTACATTTAAAGATGTTTCTTTCAGTTACCCCACAAGACTTGAAGAACATATTTTTAACGGGTTTTCTCTTACAATTTCAAGTGGCACAACTGCAGCTTTGGTCGGTCAAAGTGGGAGTGGTAAATCAACTGTCATTAGTCTTATAGAGAGATTCTATGATCCTCAGGCTGGAGAGGTTTTAATTGATGGGATCAATATCAAAGAATTTCAACTAAGATGGATCAGGCAAAAAATTAGCCTAGTGAGTCAAGAGCCTGTATTATTTGGTTTATCAATCAAGGATAATATTGCATATGGAAAAGATGGTGCGACAATTGAAGAGATAAAAGCAGCAGCTGAGTTTGCAAATGCCGCTAAGTTTATTGATAAACTACCACAG GGACTCGATACATTGGTCGGTGAACATGGAACTCAACTGTCTGGAGGGCAAAAGCAAAGGGTGGCCATAGCAAGGGCCATTTTGAAAGATCCACGGATTTTACTTTTAGATGAAGCTACAAGTGCATTAGATGCTGAATCTGAGAGGATTGTGCAAGAAGCATTGGACAGAATAATGGTAAATCGAACCACTGTTATTGTTGCCCACCGTTTAAGTACAATACGAAATGCTGATATGATTGCAGTTATTCATCAAGGAAAGGTGGTTGAGAAAG GTGTGCACTCAGAATTGCTAAAGGATCCCAATGGAGCATACTCTCAACTTATACATTTACAAGAAATAAGAAAAGAGTCTGAACAACCTAAAGATGCAAGAGAACTGTCGAGCCAATCTAGTCTGAAAAGATCATCCTTAAGATCATTGAGTCGTGGCTCCTCATCTGGTAGGATTAGCAGTGCTCGTATCTCATTATCAGCTATGTCTGGACTATTAGGAGCAGATCCTGTGGAAACTAGCGTTGGGTTACCCCCTTCTGAAGAACAATCTGAAGTTTCTATCAAGCGTCTTGCCTCGCTCAACAAACCCGAAACCCCAATACTTATGCTTGGATGTATTGCTGCCATTGCTAGTGGTGCTGTCTTTCCAGTATTCAGCATAATTTTTGCAAATGCTATTGAAATGTTTTACAAGCCAGCTCCAATATTGAGAAAGGATTCAAGGTTTTGGTCCCTGATGTTTGTAGTCATTGGTTTGGGAGGTATGGTATCGTATCCAGCTCGAAGCTATTTCTTTGCCGTAGCTGGGTGTAAGTTGATACGAAGGATAAGAACATTGTGCTTTGAAAAAGTACTCCATATGGAGATTGGTTGGTTTGATGAACCAGAGAATTCAAGTGGTGCCATAGGTGCACGACTTTCTGCTGATGCTGCAACTGTACGTGCTTTGGTTGGAGATGCGTTGGGTTTGCTTGTTCAAAATATTGCATCTGCTATAACCGGTTTACTAATTGCTTTTCTGGCAAACTGGATTCTTTCATTTATTGTCCTTATAATAATTCCCCTTATAGGACTTAGTGCTTATTTTCAAGTAAAGTTTATGAAGGGGTTCAGTGAAGATGCTAAG AAGAAGTACGAGGAAGCTAGCCAAGTTGCAAATGATGCAGTTGGAAGCATAAGAACGGTTGCTTCTTTCTGTGCCGAGGAGAAGATAATGCACCTATATGAAATGAAATGCGAGGCCCCTATACAAGCTGGTATAAAGCGAGGTTTGGTCAGTGGGGTTGGTTTCGGAGTGGCCTTTGCTTGCCTTTTTGGTGTATATGGAACATGCTTTTATGCAGGTGCTCAGCTTGTTAGCCATGGGAAAACAACTTTTACTGAGGTTTTCCAA GTATTCTTTGCGCTCGCCATGGCATCTGTAGGAATATCACAAACAAGCTCTTTAGCTCCCGATACAAGCAAAGCCAAGATTGCCACTGCTTCTGTATTCGCAATTCTTGATCGTCAGTCAAAGATAAACCCAAGTGATGAATCAGGGCAGACTAGTGATAATGTGAAGGGGGATATAGAACTTCGACATGTCCGCTTTACATATCCTACTAGGCCTAATGTTCAGATATTTCAAAATCTATGCTTGACCATTCATGCGAGGAAG ACAGTGGCTCTTGTTGGGGAGAGTGGGAGCGGAAAATCAACAGTCATTTCCCTTTTGCAAAGATTCTATGATCCAGATTCTGGTGTTATTACCCTGGATGGGATTGAAATTCAAAAGCTGCAGTTAAAGTGGTTAAGGCAACAAATGGGACTAGTTAGCCAAGAACCGGTTCTTTTTAACGAAACAATACGTGGTAACATCGCTTATGGAAAGGAAGGCAATGCTACTGAGGATGAAATAGTTAATGCTGCAAAGCTAGCAAATGCTCACAATTTCATTAGTAGCCTTCAAGAG GGCTATGATACATTAGTAGGAGAAAGAGGAGTTCAACTATCAGGAGGCCAAAAGCAACGAGTTGCAATCGCGCGTGCTATAATAAAGAATCCGAGAATACTATTACTAGATGAAGCTACAAGCGCGCTTGATGCTGAATCGGAAAGAGTAGTGCAGGACGCATTGGATCAATTCATGGTGAATCGGACCACCATCGTTGTTGCTCATAGGCTTTCCACAATCAAAAATGCTCATGTGATTGCTGTCATTAAGAATGGTGTAGTTGCTGAGAAAGGGAACCATGAAACTCTACTTCATATTAAAGATGGACTATATGCTTCACTTGTTGCACTCCATATTTGTGGATCCTCCTAG
- the LOC130828347 gene encoding glyceraldehyde-3-phosphate dehydrogenase A, chloroplastic-like encodes MASNMLSIANPSLKAYNKGFSEFAGLHGASLPFARKASDDFVSSVAFQTNAVGSNKTSQKGVVEAKLKVAINGFGRIGRNFLRCWHGRKDSPLDVVVINDTGGVKQASHLLKYDSILGTFDADVKAVGDNAISIDGKVIQIVSNRNPSNLPWKDLDIDLVIEGTGVFVDRDGAGKHIQAGAKKVLITAPGKGDIPTYVVGVNEKGYDPSESIISNASCTTNCLAPFVKVLDQKFGIIKGTMTTTHSYTGDQRLLDASHRDLRRARAAALNIVPTSTGAAKAVALVLPSLKGKLNGIALRVPTPNVSVVDLVVQVSKKTFAEEVNAAFRESADNELKGILSVCDEPLVSVDFRCSDVSSTVDSSLTMVMGDDMVKVIAWYDNEWGYSQRVVDLADIVANKWK; translated from the exons ATGGCCTCCAACATGCTCTCCATTGCTAATCCTTCTCTTAAG GCTTACAACAAGGGATTTTCTGAATTTGCTGGACTACATGGTGCTTCACTTCCCTTTGCTCGCAAGGCCTCTGATGATTTTGTGTCTTCAGTGGCATTCCAGACTAATGCC GTTGGTAGTAACAAAACCAGTCAGAAAGGAGTAGTAGAGGCAAAACTGAAGGTAGCAATCAATGGATTTGGAAGGATTGGAAGAAACTTTCTAAGGTGTTGGCATGGTAGAAAGGATTCTCCCCTCGACGTAGTAGTCATCAATGACACTGGAGGCGTTAAACAAGCGTCCCACCTCCTCAAATACGACTCTATCCTTGGCACATTCGATGCTGATGTTAAGGCTGTTGGGGATAATGCCATTTCTATTGACGGAAAAGTCATCCAAattgtctccaacagaaacccTTCTAACCTTCCTTGGAA GGACTTAGATATCGATTTGGTGATCGAAGGGACAGGAGTGTTTGTGGACAGAGACGGAGCAGGGAAGCACATCCAAGCAGGTGCTAAGAAGGTGCTCATTACGGCCCCTGGGAAGGGTGACATCCCTACTTATGTGGTTGGTGTCAATGAGAAAGGTTATGACCCTTCTGAGTCTATCATCAGTAATGCGTCCTGCACTACTAACTGCTTGGCTCCATTCGTTAAGGTCCTCGACCAGAAATTTG GCATTATCAAGGGAACGATGACGACAACCCACTCATACACGGGCGACCAAAGACTCCTAGACGCGAGCCACAGGGATCTAAGACGTGCAAGAGCAGCCGCCTTAAACATAGTGCCAACATCGACTGGTGCAGCCAAGGCAGTCGCATTGGTTCTGCCGAGCCTAAAAGGAAAACTAAACGGTATTGCACTACGTGTTCCCACGCCTAACGTATCAGTGGTAGATCTTGTGGTTCAAGTGTCGAAAAAAACGTTCGCAGAAGAAGTAAACGCAGCGTTTAGAGAGTCGGCAGATAATGAACTAAAAGGGATATTATCGGTGTGTGATGAGCCACTTGTATCCGTGGATTTCAGATGTAGTGATGTATCATCAACCGTTGATTCTTCACTTACGATGGTTATGGGTGATGATATGGTAAAAGTTATAGCATGGTATGATAATGAATGGGGTTATTCTCAAAGAGTTGTTGATCTTGCGGATATTGTTGCTAACAAATGGAAGTAA